One Terriglobales bacterium genomic window carries:
- a CDS encoding energy transducer TonB, translating into SGRGPGVGPGWGGGIGGGVYRVGGGVSAPRIVFQPDPEYSEEARKAKYQGTVVLYVEVGTDGRTHNIRIQRSLGLGLDEKAVEAVRSWKFEPARKDGQPVTVGVNIEVNFRLY; encoded by the coding sequence CTCCGGGCGCGGACCCGGCGTAGGACCGGGATGGGGCGGCGGCATCGGCGGCGGCGTCTATCGCGTAGGCGGCGGGGTGAGCGCCCCGCGCATCGTGTTTCAGCCCGACCCTGAATATTCGGAGGAAGCCCGCAAGGCCAAGTACCAGGGGACGGTGGTGCTGTACGTGGAGGTCGGCACGGACGGCCGCACCCACAACATCCGCATCCAGCGTTCGCTGGGATTGGGCCTGGATGAGAAGGCCGTCGAGGCGGTGCGCTCCTGGAAGTTCGAGCCGGCCCGCAAGGACGGCCAGCCGGTGACCGTAGGGGTCAACATCGAGGTCAACTTCCGGCTCTACTAG